A region of Natribaculum luteum DNA encodes the following proteins:
- the carB gene encoding carbamoyl-phosphate synthase large subunit, whose protein sequence is MSTDHDGAGDTTADGRTILLIGSGPIQIGQAAEFDYSGAQACRALQEEGAEVVLVNSNPATIMTDPEMADRVYIEPITTEAIADIIQEENPDGVIAGLGGQTGLNVTAELAEEGVLEEYDVEIMGTPLDTIYATEDRDLFRQRMEKIGQPVPASTTISLEEGESVTEMTEADLTERVEAAVDEVGGLPVIARTTYTLGGSGSGVVEEMDELLARVRKGLRLSRNNEVLITESIAGWVELEYEVMRDADDSCIIICNMENIDPMGIHTGESTVVTPSQVIPDDGHQEMRSAALEVIRELGIQGGCNIQFAWHDDGTPGGEYRVVEVNPRVSRSSALASKATGYPIARVTAKVALGKRLHEIENEITGETTAAFEPAIDYVVTKVPRWPKDKFDDVEFELGTAMKSTGEAMAIGRTFEESLLKALRSSEYEPSVDWDAVSDDELEEEYLEKPTPDRPYAMFEAFDRGYTVEDVCELTDIHEWYVERYENVADAVTAAQDGDFTTAAITGHTNASIAATAGTDVGTVEEEVPGRTYKQVDTCAGEFAAQTPYYYSARKSEFDRGPLVGEAAAGELEVDRDVESVVVVGGGPIRIGQGVEFDYCSVHAVQALREAGIDAHVVNNNPETVSTDYDTSDGLFFEPITAEEVADVIEAADADGVMVQFGGQTSVNIGEPLQDEIDRRGLDCEIMGTSVEAMDLAEDRDHFNVLMDELEIAQPDGGTATSEEEALELAHEIGYPVLVRPSYVLGGRAMRVVHSDEELEEYIEEAVRVSPDKPILVDEFLEDAVELDVDAVADGRSVLIGGVMEHVESAGVHSGDSACMIPPRSLDEETLGRVREVTEDIAEALKTVGLLNVQLAVKDGEVYVLEANPRSSRTVPFVSKATGVPIAKLAAKVMAGETLATLDVDEQIPEHTSIKEVVLPFDRLPGSDPRLGPEMKSTGEVMGTASDFGTAYWKAQQASGNVVSEGTAVVDLDVDGFEQFFDVQEFDDVPTAIREGKVDFVVSRNRDALEMAVEEEIPYLSTVASAEAYLEGLESFDGELEVAAVTDRPKQVAEWGGAE, encoded by the coding sequence ATGAGTACGGATCACGACGGTGCCGGGGACACCACGGCGGACGGACGCACAATCTTGCTGATCGGCAGCGGGCCGATCCAGATCGGCCAGGCCGCGGAGTTCGACTACTCGGGCGCACAGGCCTGTCGCGCGCTCCAGGAGGAGGGTGCGGAGGTCGTGCTCGTCAACTCGAACCCGGCGACGATCATGACCGACCCGGAGATGGCCGACCGGGTCTACATCGAACCGATCACGACCGAGGCGATCGCCGATATCATCCAGGAGGAGAACCCTGACGGCGTCATCGCCGGGCTGGGCGGTCAGACCGGGCTGAACGTCACCGCCGAACTCGCCGAGGAGGGCGTCCTAGAGGAGTACGACGTCGAGATCATGGGGACGCCGCTGGACACCATCTACGCCACCGAGGATCGCGACCTCTTCCGCCAGCGGATGGAAAAGATCGGCCAGCCCGTGCCCGCTTCGACGACGATCTCCCTCGAGGAGGGCGAGTCGGTCACGGAGATGACCGAGGCCGACCTGACCGAACGCGTCGAGGCGGCCGTCGACGAAGTTGGCGGCCTCCCCGTGATCGCCCGGACGACGTACACGCTCGGCGGATCGGGATCGGGCGTCGTCGAGGAGATGGACGAACTCCTCGCTCGCGTCCGCAAGGGGCTGCGCCTCTCGCGGAACAACGAGGTGCTCATCACCGAGTCGATCGCCGGCTGGGTCGAACTCGAGTACGAGGTGATGCGCGACGCCGACGACTCGTGTATCATCATCTGCAACATGGAGAACATCGACCCGATGGGCATCCACACCGGCGAGTCGACGGTCGTCACGCCCAGCCAGGTCATCCCCGACGACGGCCACCAGGAGATGCGCTCTGCGGCACTCGAGGTCATCCGCGAACTCGGCATCCAGGGGGGGTGTAACATCCAGTTCGCCTGGCACGACGACGGAACCCCTGGAGGTGAGTACCGCGTCGTCGAGGTCAACCCCCGCGTCTCCCGTTCGTCGGCGCTCGCCTCGAAGGCGACCGGCTACCCGATCGCCCGCGTGACCGCGAAGGTCGCCCTCGGAAAGCGGCTCCACGAGATCGAAAACGAGATCACCGGCGAGACGACCGCCGCCTTCGAGCCCGCGATCGACTACGTCGTCACGAAGGTCCCCCGCTGGCCCAAGGACAAGTTCGACGACGTCGAGTTCGAACTCGGCACGGCGATGAAGTCGACGGGTGAAGCGATGGCGATCGGCCGGACCTTCGAGGAGTCGCTGCTGAAGGCGCTTCGCTCCTCGGAGTACGAGCCAAGCGTCGACTGGGACGCGGTCAGCGACGACGAACTCGAGGAGGAATACCTCGAGAAACCAACGCCGGATCGCCCGTACGCGATGTTCGAGGCGTTCGACCGGGGCTACACCGTCGAGGACGTCTGTGAACTGACGGACATCCACGAGTGGTACGTCGAGCGCTACGAGAACGTCGCCGACGCCGTCACCGCAGCACAGGACGGCGACTTCACCACCGCCGCGATTACCGGCCACACCAACGCCTCGATCGCCGCGACCGCCGGCACCGACGTCGGCACCGTCGAGGAGGAGGTCCCCGGCCGCACCTACAAGCAGGTCGACACCTGCGCCGGCGAGTTCGCCGCGCAGACGCCGTACTACTACTCCGCGCGCAAGTCCGAGTTCGACCGCGGCCCGCTGGTCGGCGAGGCCGCCGCAGGCGAACTCGAGGTCGACCGCGACGTCGAATCGGTAGTCGTCGTCGGCGGCGGCCCGATCCGGATCGGGCAGGGCGTCGAGTTCGACTACTGTTCGGTCCACGCCGTCCAGGCGCTTCGCGAGGCGGGCATCGACGCCCACGTCGTCAACAACAACCCCGAGACCGTCTCGACGGACTACGACACCTCTGACGGGCTGTTCTTCGAACCGATCACCGCAGAAGAGGTCGCCGACGTCATCGAGGCGGCCGACGCCGACGGCGTGATGGTCCAGTTCGGCGGCCAGACGTCGGTCAACATCGGCGAACCCCTTCAGGACGAAATCGACCGTCGCGGCCTCGACTGCGAGATCATGGGCACGAGCGTCGAGGCGATGGACCTCGCCGAAGACCGCGACCACTTCAACGTCCTCATGGACGAACTCGAGATCGCCCAGCCCGACGGCGGGACGGCGACCAGCGAGGAAGAGGCGCTCGAACTCGCCCACGAAATCGGCTACCCCGTGCTCGTTCGCCCCAGCTACGTGCTCGGCGGGCGCGCGATGCGGGTCGTCCACAGCGACGAGGAACTCGAGGAGTACATCGAGGAGGCAGTCCGCGTCAGTCCGGACAAGCCGATCCTCGTCGACGAGTTCCTCGAGGACGCGGTCGAACTCGACGTCGACGCCGTCGCCGACGGCCGGTCGGTGCTCATCGGCGGCGTCATGGAACACGTCGAGAGCGCGGGCGTCCACTCCGGCGACTCCGCCTGCATGATCCCGCCGCGCTCGCTCGACGAGGAGACGCTCGGACGCGTCCGCGAGGTCACCGAGGACATCGCAGAGGCGCTGAAGACCGTCGGTCTGCTGAACGTCCAGCTCGCCGTCAAGGACGGCGAGGTCTACGTCTTGGAGGCCAACCCCCGCTCCTCGCGCACCGTTCCGTTCGTCTCGAAGGCGACGGGCGTCCCGATCGCGAAACTCGCCGCCAAGGTGATGGCCGGCGAGACGCTCGCGACGCTCGACGTCGACGAGCAGATCCCCGAGCACACCTCGATCAAGGAGGTCGTCCTGCCGTTCGACCGCCTGCCGGGTTCGGACCCGCGTCTCGGCCCAGAGATGAAGTCGACCGGCGAAGTGATGGGCACCGCCAGCGACTTCGGAACGGCCTACTGGAAGGCCCAGCAGGCCTCTGGCAACGTCGTCAGCGAGGGAACCGCCGTGGTCGACCTGGACGTCGACGGCTTCGAGCAGTTCTTCGACGTCCAGGAGTTCGACGACGTCCCGACGGCGATCCGCGAGGGCAAGGTCGACTTCGTCGTCAGCCGCAACCGCGACGCACTCGAGATGGCCGTCGAGGAGGAGATTCCGTACCTCTCGACGGTCGCCAGCGCCGAGGCCTACCTCGAGGGCCTCGAGAGCTTCGACGGTGAACTCGAGGTCGCCGCCGTGACCGACCGGCCAAAGCAGGTGGCCGAGTGGGGAGGCGCCGAGTAA
- a CDS encoding DUF5815 family protein, translating into MAEPRVPGDDRQTLELPCGESLDPREIDLGMREYACSCGDRHAVVMDVHPPSRFFPESLVAVLRETVETADDFDEFGTPHLLGVVMEEFPERVVSYDATEDGTVGYAMLWITDFDSRRLHEIVVELVVELMEHAVSHAEDETAVTEFESQMLEFDVEAFVDEYRQVRDFETEHDRPV; encoded by the coding sequence ATGGCAGAGCCCCGCGTTCCGGGTGACGATCGACAGACGCTCGAGTTGCCCTGTGGCGAGTCCCTCGATCCGAGAGAGATCGACCTCGGAATGCGCGAGTACGCGTGTTCCTGTGGCGACCGCCACGCGGTCGTGATGGACGTTCACCCACCCTCGCGCTTTTTCCCCGAGTCGCTCGTCGCCGTGTTGCGCGAGACCGTCGAGACCGCCGACGACTTCGACGAGTTCGGGACCCCACACTTGCTCGGCGTCGTCATGGAGGAGTTTCCGGAGCGCGTCGTCTCCTACGACGCCACGGAAGACGGTACCGTCGGCTACGCGATGCTGTGGATCACTGACTTCGACTCTCGACGACTCCACGAGATCGTCGTCGAACTCGTCGTCGAACTCATGGAACACGCCGTCAGCCACGCCGAGGACGAGACCGCGGTGACGGAGTTCGAGTCCCAGATGCTCGAGTTCGACGTCGAGGCGTTCGTCGACGAGTACCGCCAGGTCAGAGACTTCGAGACCGAACACGATCGCCCCGTCTGA
- a CDS encoding glycerophosphoryl diester phosphodiesterase membrane domain-containing protein, which produces MGLSVGEALEDGIVRLADGRQLGVFLGLYVAHLLLTVGTQSQLAAQRDQFGDDALFEEALLPDELPLALEMPVGVATLLWLLALVGLVAVSLVAFRTLLSSDAVGRPMALFVATANGVVAALVISTAVSFGLVLFVLPGLFLASALAFTYPYVAVDRTNVFEAMRRSWELTRGHRLRVFGVLVVTALGFFAISVVGGLLAIGLGAVPVLAELVNVAVGALAWLFTLSVLASAFDQLETFRTAEAEKWAGVDDELLP; this is translated from the coding sequence ATGGGGCTTTCGGTCGGTGAGGCGCTCGAGGACGGGATCGTCCGCCTGGCTGATGGCCGTCAGCTTGGCGTCTTCCTCGGTCTCTACGTCGCCCACCTCCTGTTGACGGTCGGGACACAGAGCCAACTCGCAGCCCAGCGCGACCAGTTTGGCGACGACGCTCTGTTCGAGGAGGCGCTGCTCCCCGACGAGTTGCCACTCGCCCTCGAGATGCCGGTCGGTGTCGCGACGCTGCTGTGGCTGCTCGCACTGGTCGGGCTGGTCGCGGTCTCGCTGGTTGCGTTCCGAACTCTGCTCTCGTCCGACGCGGTCGGTCGACCGATGGCGCTGTTCGTCGCGACGGCGAACGGTGTCGTCGCCGCGCTCGTGATCTCGACTGCGGTGTCGTTCGGCCTCGTCCTGTTCGTGCTCCCGGGACTCTTTCTCGCGAGCGCGCTCGCGTTTACCTACCCGTACGTCGCCGTCGACCGGACGAACGTCTTCGAGGCGATGCGACGGAGCTGGGAACTCACGCGCGGCCACCGACTGCGCGTGTTCGGCGTGCTCGTCGTCACCGCGCTGGGCTTTTTCGCCATCAGCGTGGTCGGCGGGCTGCTCGCGATCGGTCTCGGCGCTGTTCCCGTCCTCGCCGAACTGGTGAACGTCGCCGTGGGCGCGCTCGCGTGGCTGTTCACGCTTTCCGTCCTCGCGAGCGCGTTCGATCAACTCGAGACGTTCCGCACTGCGGAAGCCGAGAAGTGGGCGGGCGTCGACGACGAACTCCTGCCCTGA
- a CDS encoding DUF7124 domain-containing protein: MNGGSDMTLAFELEALKELASPEAVFDDARGWSQYVGVVSEKPTYVVTNFTRKNRIRQDFFSGPRGKAESLESVRRQFDTDRHVFVGTDEDDEALAADLEWEYLAVEDAAEAADWELASEDDGEDDDADPVRDDWP; this comes from the coding sequence ATGAACGGCGGCAGCGACATGACGCTCGCATTCGAACTCGAGGCGCTGAAAGAACTCGCCTCTCCGGAGGCCGTCTTCGACGACGCTCGCGGCTGGAGCCAGTACGTCGGCGTCGTCTCCGAGAAGCCGACCTACGTGGTCACGAACTTCACGCGCAAGAACCGCATTCGCCAGGACTTCTTCTCTGGTCCGCGAGGCAAAGCCGAGAGCCTCGAGAGCGTCAGGCGGCAGTTCGACACCGACCGGCACGTCTTCGTCGGCACAGACGAGGACGACGAAGCCCTCGCCGCCGACCTCGAGTGGGAGTACCTCGCCGTCGAGGACGCCGCCGAGGCCGCCGACTGGGAACTCGCCAGCGAGGACGACGGCGAGGACGACGACGCCGACCCGGTCCGGGACGACTGGCCCTGA
- a CDS encoding IS630 family transposase (programmed frameshift) gives MTSLDNVSTEDLRQVLAEVEGKKPSQRLMAAINYLEEDGATLQEVAERYGYTAGWLSRWLDRLERLADEPFEEVVYDEHRSGRPSKLSDKEHEQFVEALHKSPEEVGLDAPAWSVPLARHYLAEEFDVEYSERHVRRLMTEAGLSWKTARPEFHKSDERAQEAWQDGFKKKRDNLDDEYTILAIDQTRQVLSTLIHAWFPKGERPSLPVTGAWDSIKLLGAVSDTDETFFLPCEENFNSDTTIRFLDALQTEFGEKICVVLDNASYFTANRVQEFVEGTPIELCYLPRGSPELNPAEECWRQLDQSLGNRLFETLDELRDAALCALDEINVPDVFTYLCP, from the exons ATGACCTCTCTCGACAACGTCTCTACCGAAGACCTCCGCCAGGTCTTGGCGGAGGTCGAGGGAAAAAAGCCATCACAACGGCTCATGGCGGCGATCAATTACCTTGAAGAAGACGGTGCAACGCTACAAGAGGTCGCTGAACGCTATGGATACACTGCTGGCTGGCTCTCGCGGTGGCTTGATCGACTCGAACGGCTCGCCGACGAGCCGTTCGAGGAGGTCGTCTACGACGAGCACCGTTCAGGAAGGCCCTCAAAACTCTCCGACAAAGAACATGAACAGTTCGTTGAAGCGCTTCACAAGTCTCCAGAGGAAGTTGGACTTGACGCGCCTGCGTGGTCCGTTCCACTAGCTCGTCACTATCTCGCCGAGGAATTCGACGTTGAGTACAGTGAGCGTCACGTTCGACGATTGATGACCGAGGCCGGGCTGTCCTGGAAGACAGCCCGGCCGGAGTTTCACAAATCCGATGAGAGAGCACAGGAAGCATGGCAAGACGGGTTCA AAAAAAAGCGCGACAACCTGGACGACGAATACACGATCTTAGCCATTGATCAGACGCGACAGGTTCTCTCGACACTGATTCACGCATGGTTTCCCAAGGGTGAGCGCCCGTCACTCCCGGTGACGGGCGCGTGGGACAGCATCAAACTTCTCGGTGCAGTCAGCGATACTGATGAGACGTTCTTTCTCCCCTGCGAAGAGAACTTCAACAGCGACACGACGATTCGTTTTCTGGACGCTCTCCAGACCGAGTTCGGCGAGAAAATCTGCGTTGTCCTCGACAACGCCTCGTATTTCACGGCGAACAGAGTCCAAGAGTTCGTTGAAGGTACTCCGATCGAACTGTGTTACCTTCCGCGGGGTTCACCAGAGCTGAACCCCGCGGAAGAGTGCTGGCGACAACTCGATCAATCACTCGGCAACCGCCTATTCGAAACGCTTGACGAACTTCGTGATGCTGCTCTCTGTGCACTGGACGAGATCAACGTGCCAGATGTCTTTACGTACTTATGTCCGTGA
- a CDS encoding DUF5808 domain-containing protein — translation MADKPTSGEILGVPYNFERPSLGRMLSAYWQPGEGMLVEKPFGVGYTLNLANWRSWIVVLVAGGLLWQQEKSKTATSEEAKADEPVEVIVDEDDD, via the coding sequence ATGGCGGACAAACCGACTTCCGGTGAGATTCTCGGTGTACCGTACAACTTCGAGCGGCCAAGCCTGGGACGGATGCTCTCGGCGTACTGGCAGCCCGGCGAGGGAATGCTCGTCGAGAAGCCCTTCGGCGTCGGCTACACGCTGAATCTTGCCAACTGGCGGTCGTGGATCGTCGTGCTCGTCGCGGGCGGGCTCCTGTGGCAACAGGAGAAGTCGAAGACCGCCACCAGCGAGGAGGCCAAAGCGGACGAGCCCGTCGAAGTCATCGTCGACGAAGACGACGACTAG
- a CDS encoding DUF7512 family protein — translation MLGIESFGATGQALTEVGVVLADAIVLYVVYGAVTSLLGGKIRQTVGGE, via the coding sequence ATGCTAGGAATCGAATCGTTCGGAGCGACGGGACAGGCGCTCACCGAAGTGGGCGTCGTACTCGCTGACGCGATCGTGCTGTACGTCGTCTACGGAGCCGTGACGTCGCTTCTCGGCGGGAAGATCAGGCAAACAGTGGGTGGTGAGTAG
- a CDS encoding sulfite exporter TauE/SafE family protein — translation MELFGIAMVQLILFVGFGLLIGTLFGFFGMGGSFLVTPALLVLGYDSTTAVGSGLAFVFGTSVIAALRHRDHGQVDYKLGLMFIVGMTAGIEVGKEAVFYLKELGIADLVVSVSYVGLLAVVGLLMFRDARSDEPDDANDEPAIAERLGAFQIPPMISIKGGAEVSLWLTLSIALGIGVLSGFLGVGGGFLLMPAMMYVLGVPAAVAVGTDVFQITASGAFGAFTYAQSGAVDLSIVLPLLTGSAMGARIGAGATALVDEDDITEYFAAMLLAGSAAVASKNLGNAYDVELLNQLSIVLIFGAALVVTGAIVWASIQSMQDGETASAPAAAD, via the coding sequence ATGGAACTGTTCGGCATCGCGATGGTCCAGCTCATCCTGTTCGTCGGGTTTGGGCTGCTCATCGGGACGCTCTTTGGATTCTTCGGGATGGGCGGGTCGTTTCTCGTGACGCCCGCACTGCTCGTCCTGGGCTACGACTCCACGACTGCAGTCGGGAGTGGCCTGGCGTTCGTCTTCGGGACGTCGGTCATCGCCGCCCTTCGCCACCGCGATCACGGGCAGGTCGACTACAAACTCGGCCTCATGTTCATCGTCGGGATGACCGCCGGCATCGAGGTCGGCAAGGAGGCCGTCTTCTACCTGAAGGAACTCGGCATCGCCGACCTCGTCGTGAGCGTCTCGTACGTCGGCTTGCTCGCGGTCGTGGGGCTGCTCATGTTCCGTGACGCACGAAGCGACGAGCCCGACGACGCGAACGACGAGCCCGCGATCGCCGAACGGCTGGGTGCGTTCCAGATTCCGCCGATGATCTCTATCAAAGGCGGTGCGGAGGTTTCGCTGTGGCTAACGCTGAGCATCGCGCTGGGTATCGGCGTTCTCTCCGGCTTCCTCGGCGTCGGCGGCGGCTTCCTGCTGATGCCCGCCATGATGTACGTCCTCGGCGTGCCAGCGGCGGTCGCCGTCGGTACCGACGTGTTCCAGATTACGGCCTCCGGCGCGTTCGGTGCGTTCACCTACGCGCAGTCCGGTGCCGTCGACCTCTCGATCGTCCTCCCGCTGCTTACGGGCAGTGCGATGGGCGCTCGTATCGGTGCCGGCGCAACCGCGCTCGTAGACGAAGACGACATCACGGAGTACTTCGCCGCCATGCTGCTTGCAGGATCGGCCGCCGTGGCAAGCAAGAACCTCGGCAACGCCTACGACGTCGAGTTGCTGAACCAGCTCAGCATCGTGCTCATCTTCGGCGCAGCACTGGTGGTCACCGGGGCCATCGTGTGGGCGAGCATACAGAGTATGCAAGACGGCGAGACGGCCTCCGCTCCCGCCGCCGCCGATTGA
- the rdgB gene encoding RdgB/HAM1 family non-canonical purine NTP pyrophosphatase has protein sequence MAIQFVTGNEGKVREAREYLEGVEPVEQVAFDYTEIQSDDLGEIAAHGALEAFEELGGEDGVLVDDAGLFVDALGGFPGPYSAYVEDTVGVERLWRLASEEENRRAHFRTVLAYVDGELLRTAERSSRDGSDPRELGVQTFEGSVAGTLVAPRGEGGFGYDPIFEYNGTTMAEMSTEEKNAISHRGRALAAFADWYADR, from the coding sequence ATGGCCATCCAGTTCGTCACGGGCAACGAGGGGAAAGTCCGGGAAGCACGCGAGTACCTCGAGGGCGTCGAACCAGTCGAGCAGGTCGCGTTCGACTACACGGAGATCCAGAGCGACGACCTCGGCGAAATCGCGGCACACGGCGCACTCGAGGCGTTCGAGGAACTCGGCGGCGAAGACGGCGTGCTCGTCGACGACGCGGGGCTGTTCGTCGACGCGCTCGGAGGATTTCCGGGGCCGTACTCGGCGTACGTCGAGGACACAGTCGGCGTCGAACGCCTCTGGCGGCTCGCGAGCGAGGAGGAGAACCGGCGGGCACACTTCCGGACGGTGCTGGCCTACGTCGACGGCGAGCTGCTCCGCACCGCGGAACGCTCGAGCAGGGACGGAAGCGACCCACGAGAGCTTGGCGTACAGACGTTCGAGGGATCGGTCGCCGGGACGCTCGTCGCACCCCGGGGCGAGGGCGGGTTCGGCTACGATCCGATCTTCGAGTACAACGGGACGACGATGGCGGAGATGAGCACCGAAGAGAAGAACGCGATCTCCCACCGAGGGCGCGCCCTGGCGGCATTCGCGGACTGGTACGCCGACCGGTGA
- a CDS encoding GNAT family N-acetyltransferase, which translates to MDAIERPTFESDASRRIYEYVERNGTVKRNSLRDHVDLSAEEFGTHLEELKTRGYLEEEGGTLQIALEFGAIEEYETDGLHFTVRPARQTDFDGLVETIRDVTAEETYVVAETIAEQLLYEQAVTRHNTVESRVFFVATVDGEVVGWTHLDCPQVDQVQEVARQTVGVREAYRGKGIGSKLLQRGLEWAEANGYRKVYNSVPMTNDRALEFLTDHGWDTEAIRRDHYTIDGEYVDEVMMAYSF; encoded by the coding sequence ATGGACGCAATCGAGCGGCCAACGTTCGAGTCCGACGCCAGTCGGCGGATCTACGAGTACGTCGAGCGAAACGGCACCGTAAAACGGAACTCGCTTCGCGATCACGTCGACCTCTCCGCCGAGGAGTTCGGGACGCACCTCGAGGAGCTGAAGACGAGAGGATACCTGGAAGAAGAGGGCGGGACGCTCCAGATCGCACTCGAGTTCGGCGCGATCGAGGAGTACGAGACCGACGGCCTCCACTTTACCGTTCGCCCGGCACGCCAGACCGACTTCGATGGACTCGTCGAGACCATCCGCGACGTCACCGCCGAGGAGACGTACGTCGTCGCCGAGACTATCGCCGAGCAACTCCTCTACGAGCAGGCCGTGACCCGGCACAACACCGTCGAGTCGCGCGTGTTCTTCGTCGCCACCGTCGACGGCGAGGTGGTCGGGTGGACCCACCTCGACTGTCCGCAGGTCGACCAGGTCCAGGAGGTCGCCCGCCAGACCGTCGGCGTTCGCGAGGCCTACCGCGGGAAGGGCATCGGGAGCAAACTGCTCCAGCGCGGACTCGAGTGGGCCGAGGCGAACGGCTACCGGAAGGTGTACAACAGCGTTCCGATGACCAACGACCGGGCGCTCGAGTTTCTCACCGACCACGGCTGGGACACCGAGGCCATCCGCCGGGACCACTACACGATCGACGGCGAGTACGTCGACGAGGTCATGATGGCCTACAGCTTCTAG
- a CDS encoding DUF7384 family protein — protein MPERPNPARVVADADVLAADLLVGGDAREALDHVRRHSWAELVASDPLLAETEALVADLADPDLAADHRARLEDERVRVEHPEGDHPALASAYRGTAAHLLSYDEGLRSAKAGLTLQPRISVSVRPPDAFARLFDAESLYEAVEGSTYPGPDVDPRA, from the coding sequence ATGCCTGAGCGACCGAACCCGGCCCGTGTGGTCGCCGACGCCGACGTGCTCGCGGCCGATCTACTCGTCGGCGGCGACGCCCGCGAGGCGCTCGATCACGTTCGTCGCCACTCGTGGGCCGAACTGGTCGCGAGCGATCCACTGCTCGCCGAAACGGAGGCGCTCGTCGCCGACCTCGCCGATCCCGATCTCGCTGCAGACCACCGGGCACGACTCGAGGACGAGCGCGTCCGCGTCGAGCATCCGGAAGGGGACCACCCCGCGCTCGCCTCGGCCTACCGGGGAACGGCGGCCCACCTGCTCTCGTACGACGAGGGACTCCGGTCCGCGAAGGCGGGGCTGACGCTGCAGCCGCGAATCTCGGTCAGCGTTCGCCCGCCGGACGCCTTCGCCCGCCTGTTCGACGCCGAGAGCCTCTACGAGGCCGTCGAAGGCAGCACGTACCCGGGCCCGGACGTCGACCCGCGGGCGTGA
- a CDS encoding putative sulfate/molybdate transporter, protein MAFSWETPTRHDLEFTTGELTGALGDSITVLPLLVALAMTTTISLPHVLVGFGVFQIVWGLYYGMPISVEPMKALVGLSIVGVLSYAELAAAGLLAGVALIVAGRAGLIGRVQRVVGEPVVRGVQLAVALLLLEAAVDLSIGNVPVALAGIALVGALAVVGYHRVSPLIVLAVGGVVAVVAAGVPTLQIPAATLFPVGGPTLTAGALEGTVAQLGMTIGNAAIATSLLCADLYGRDVSADDLAESMGITCLTAVPIGGVPMCHGSGGLAGKYAFGARTGGANVLLGLGYLALALVATGALLAAFPLALLGVLLAVVALELGRAAFEPVDGLRAFALVAAVGLVGLLVNVGVAFVLGAVVYWLGSR, encoded by the coding sequence ATGGCTTTTTCGTGGGAAACGCCGACTCGACACGATCTCGAGTTCACGACGGGGGAGCTGACCGGCGCGCTAGGGGATTCGATTACGGTCCTCCCGCTGCTGGTCGCGCTCGCGATGACCACGACCATCTCGCTTCCGCACGTCCTCGTCGGCTTCGGCGTCTTCCAGATCGTCTGGGGGCTGTACTACGGGATGCCGATCTCGGTCGAGCCGATGAAAGCCCTCGTCGGGCTGTCGATCGTCGGCGTCCTCTCGTACGCGGAACTCGCCGCGGCCGGCCTCCTCGCGGGCGTCGCGCTGATCGTCGCCGGCCGCGCCGGACTGATCGGTCGCGTCCAGCGCGTCGTCGGCGAACCGGTCGTCCGCGGCGTCCAGCTCGCGGTCGCCCTGCTGTTGCTCGAGGCGGCCGTCGACCTCTCGATCGGGAACGTTCCCGTTGCCCTCGCCGGGATCGCCCTCGTGGGCGCTCTCGCCGTCGTCGGCTACCACCGGGTGAGTCCCCTGATCGTCCTCGCCGTCGGCGGGGTCGTCGCCGTCGTCGCCGCCGGCGTGCCGACGCTCCAGATACCGGCCGCCACGCTCTTTCCCGTCGGCGGACCGACGCTCACGGCGGGAGCGCTCGAGGGGACGGTCGCCCAGCTCGGAATGACGATCGGCAACGCAGCGATCGCGACGTCGTTGCTCTGTGCCGACCTCTACGGCCGCGACGTCTCGGCGGACGACCTCGCCGAGAGCATGGGCATCACGTGTCTCACGGCGGTCCCGATCGGCGGCGTGCCGATGTGTCACGGCAGCGGCGGCCTCGCCGGGAAGTACGCCTTCGGCGCGCGAACCGGCGGCGCGAACGTCCTGCTGGGACTTGGCTACCTCGCGCTCGCGCTCGTCGCCACCGGCGCGTTGCTCGCCGCGTTCCCGCTTGCCCTGCTCGGCGTCCTGCTCGCCGTCGTCGCCCTCGAACTCGGTCGAGCCGCATTCGAGCCCGTCGACGGACTACGGGCGTTCGCCCTCGTCGCCGCCGTCGGTCTCGTCGGCCTGCTGGTCAACGTCGGCGTCGCGTTCGTCCTCGGGGCCGTCGTCTACTGGCTCGGCTCGCGGTGA